The Anastrepha ludens isolate Willacy chromosome 2, idAnaLude1.1, whole genome shotgun sequence genome contains a region encoding:
- the LOC128857624 gene encoding arrestin domain-containing protein 3, giving the protein MPTMCSFQLDRMDAVYNSGEYIHGRIILKTDKMKRVNAVYVTLEGEARVQWSLSGKSDSANYCGHQQYLYTRTNVYDSAEFRPGTHVYVLRLRIPSGCPSSCKGPYGFIAYNISLTIAKPWTFDEIFRKPITVVQALNLNHNPEYGLPIRDENVKYLCNWPCTSGPIMYTLLLPYNGFVARQQIPFFLEVDNQSPHYDIASVEASLKQHFIFLARQPYKRNFYTKTLAKSIITERTLRLTKRMYQGTVCVPTDTPRSTLNPNYIVFVHYTLQVKLKTGYFHYDSDLSMPVVIGTVPIQHRGMQLVTTTQPRRISTRDMSTLEEEDGDVAGEQWSVQAEINQTEEDGENDDDDDGSDVIEEAAGRSVRTRGARAQDISNNNDDDEPPSYDSCLPPSFSFATLSSQQTLDSVGHSSDSKIRAQHQQRAIKLPKFPGYDIIAASTQAINMSADSALSLNYYHSYGSLGTGHTGRSLDTFASSCGVLSETDEHVREANEDDDDDDDEDIF; this is encoded by the exons ATGCCTACGATGTGCTCCTTTCAACTGGACCGCATGGATGCGGTCTACAACAGTGGCGAATACATACATGGACGTATAATATTGAAAACAGACAAAATGAAGCGTGTAAATG ctGTCTATGTAACACTCGAAGGCGAGGCGCGTGTGCAGTGGTCTCTCAGCGGTAAAAGTGATTCGGCGAACTATTGTGGCCATCAGCAATATTTGTACACACGCACCAATGTCTACGATAGTGCTGAATTTCGCCCCGGCACTCACGTCTATGTCTTAAGATTACGCATACCGTCCGGTTGTCCGTCCTCATGCAAAGGCCCATACGGTTTTATTGCTTACAATATATCACTAACCATCGCCAAGCCATGGACCTTCGATGAGATCTTTCGCAAGCCTATAACAGTGGTGCAGGCGTTGAACTTGAACCATAATCCAGAGTATGGA CTACCCATCCGCGATGAAAACGTGAAGTATCTTTGCAATTGGCCCTGCACCTCCGGCCCCATTATGTACACCTTACTACTGCCTTACAATGGTTTCGTCGCACGCCAACAGATACCCTTTTTCCTCGAAGTCGATAACCAATCACCACATTACGATATTGCCAGCGTTGAGGCTTCACTGAAACAACATTTTATATTCCTCGCACGTCAACCATATAAACGAAATTTCTATACGAAAACTCTAGCGAAGAGCATCATTACGGAACGCACACTTCGGCTGACGAAGCGCATGTATCAGGGTACTGTTTGTGTGCCCACCGATACGCCACGATCGACACtgaatccaaattatattgtttttgttcacTATACGTTGCAAGTGAAATTGAAAACTGGTTATTTTCACTATGACTCAGATCTATCGATGCCGGTGGTAATCGGTACTGTGCCCATACAGCACCGGGGCATGCAATTAGTGACCACAACTCAGCCACGTAGAATCAGTACACGTGATATGTCTACACTGGAGGAGGAAGATGGTGATGTGGCGGGCGAACAGTGGAGTGTGCAGGCGGAAATTAATCAGACCGAAGAGGATGGTGAGaacgatgatgatgacgatggtAGCGATGTGATCGAAGAAGCTGCGGGTAGGAGTGTGAGAACAAGAGGGGCACGTGCGCAAGATATATCCAATAATAATGATGACGATGAGCCGCCTTCGTATGATAGTTGTT TGCCACCATCTTTTAGTTTTGCGACACTCAGCAGCCAACAGACCCTAGACAGTGTAGGTCATTCGTCGGATTCCAAAATACGCGCACAACATCAGCAGCGTGCCATTAAGCTGCCCAAGTTCCCCGGATATGATATCATTGCTGCCTCCACACAGGCCATCAATATGTCTGCAGACTCAGCATTGAGCTTGAATTATTATCATTCTTATGGTTCGTTGGGCACTGGACACACTGGACGCAGCTTGGACACTTTTGCATCGAGTTGTGGTGTACTCAGCGAAACAGATGAACATGTGCGGGAAGCcaatgaagatgatgatgacgatgatgacgaGGACATTTTCTAA